A section of the Citrus sinensis cultivar Valencia sweet orange chromosome 8, DVS_A1.0, whole genome shotgun sequence genome encodes:
- the LOC102607122 gene encoding flagellar radial spoke protein 5 isoform X2, producing MAQLLHPSFSNFTFNSVKLKSIRGSRTQKTNSKSFCCVLTEDNRTSVVKNGNDMLDICRVVNGMWQTSGGWGKIDTNNAVNAMLHYADAGLTTFDMADIYGPAEDLYGIFINRVRRERPPEFLDKVRGLTKWVPPPVKMTSSIVRESIDVSRRRMDVPCLDMLQFHWWDYSNPGYLDALNHLTDLKEEGKIKTVALTNFDTERLRIILENGIPVVSNQVQHSVVDMRPQQKMAELCQLTGVKLITYGTVMGGLLSEKFLDTNLSIPFAGPPLNTPSLQKYKRMVDAWGGWSQFQVLLQTLKRIASKHGVSIPVVAVRYILDQPAVAGSMIGVRLGLAEHIQDTNAIFMLSLDEDDVNSIQEVTKKGKDLLGVIGDCGDEYRR from the exons atggCTCAGCTTTTACACCCCTCCTTTAGCAATTTCACATTCAATTCAGTAAAACTGAAATCGATAAGAGGTTCCAGAACCCAGAAAACCAATTCGAAATCATTTTGTTGTGTGCTTACTGAAGATAACCGAACAAGTGTGGTTAAGAATGGGAATGATATGTTGGATATATGTAGGGTTGTGAATGGGATGTGGCAGACAAGTGGTGGATGGGGTAAAATTGATACAAACAACGCTGTCAATGCTATGCTTCATTATGCTGATGCTGGACTTACCACTTTTGACATGGCTGATATAT ATGGGCCTGCTGAAGATCTCTATGGCATCTTCATCAATCGAGTTCGTCGAGAGAGGCCACCAGAGTTCTTGGATAAGGTCAGAGG TCTCACTAAATGGGTACCTCCACCAGTCAAGATGACAAGTAGCATCGTTAGAGAGAGCATCGATGTATCAAGGAGGCGGATGGATGTACCTTGCTTGGACATGCTTCAGTTTCATTG GTGGGATTATTCTAATCCTGGTTACCTTGATGCACTAAATCACCTTACAGATCTGAAAGAAGAAG GTAAAATTAAGACTGTTGCTTTGACAAATTTTGACACGGAAAGACTGCGAATAATACTGGAGAATGGTATCCCTGTTGTTAGCAATCAG GTGCAACATTCAGTTGTTGACATGCGTCCCCAGCAGAAAATGGCAGAGCTTTGTCAGCTCACAGGAGTCAAACTAATAAC GTATGGCACAGTAATGGGTGGTTTGTTATCTGAAAAGTTCCTTGACACCAACTTGTCGATTCCTTTTGCTGGCCCCCCATTGAACACTCCGTCCCTTCAGAAGTACAAAAGG ATGGTTGATGCCTGGGGAGGGTGGAGTCAGTTCCAAGTTTTGCTTCAGACACTGAAAAGAATAGCTTCCAAACATGGGGTATCAATTCCAGTTGTTGCTGTAAGATACATACTAGACCAG CCAGCAGTTGCAGGATCAATGATAGGGGTGAGACTCGGTTTAGCAGAACATATACAGGACACCAATGCCATCTTCATGCTCTCTCTCGATGAAGATGATGTTAACAGCATACAAGAAGTTACCAAAAAGGGGAAGGATTTGCTTGGAGTGATTGGTGATTGTGGAGACGAGTATAGGCGTTGA
- the LOC102607122 gene encoding flagellar radial spoke protein 5 isoform X4, with translation MGVVNGMWQTSGGWGKIDTNNAVNAMLHYADAGLTTFDMADIYGPAEDLYGIFINRVRRERPPEFLDKVRGLTKWVPPPVKMTSSIVRESIDVSRRRMDVPCLDMLQFHWWDYSNPGYLDALNHLTDLKEEGKIKTVALTNFDTERLRIILENGIPVVSNQVQHSVVDMRPQQKMAELCQLTGVKLITYGTVMGGLLSEKFLDTNLSIPFAGPPLNTPSLQKYKRMVDAWGGWSQFQVLLQTLKRIASKHGVSIPVVAVRYILDQPAVAGSMIGVRLGLAEHIQDTNAIFMLSLDEDDVNSIQEVTKKGKDLLGVIGDCGDEYRR, from the exons GGTTGTGAATGGGATGTGGCAGACAAGTGGTGGATGGGGTAAAATTGATACAAACAACGCTGTCAATGCTATGCTTCATTATGCTGATGCTGGACTTACCACTTTTGACATGGCTGATATAT ATGGGCCTGCTGAAGATCTCTATGGCATCTTCATCAATCGAGTTCGTCGAGAGAGGCCACCAGAGTTCTTGGATAAGGTCAGAGG TCTCACTAAATGGGTACCTCCACCAGTCAAGATGACAAGTAGCATCGTTAGAGAGAGCATCGATGTATCAAGGAGGCGGATGGATGTACCTTGCTTGGACATGCTTCAGTTTCATTG GTGGGATTATTCTAATCCTGGTTACCTTGATGCACTAAATCACCTTACAGATCTGAAAGAAGAAG GTAAAATTAAGACTGTTGCTTTGACAAATTTTGACACGGAAAGACTGCGAATAATACTGGAGAATGGTATCCCTGTTGTTAGCAATCAG GTGCAACATTCAGTTGTTGACATGCGTCCCCAGCAGAAAATGGCAGAGCTTTGTCAGCTCACAGGAGTCAAACTAATAAC GTATGGCACAGTAATGGGTGGTTTGTTATCTGAAAAGTTCCTTGACACCAACTTGTCGATTCCTTTTGCTGGCCCCCCATTGAACACTCCGTCCCTTCAGAAGTACAAAAGG ATGGTTGATGCCTGGGGAGGGTGGAGTCAGTTCCAAGTTTTGCTTCAGACACTGAAAAGAATAGCTTCCAAACATGGGGTATCAATTCCAGTTGTTGCTGTAAGATACATACTAGACCAG CCAGCAGTTGCAGGATCAATGATAGGGGTGAGACTCGGTTTAGCAGAACATATACAGGACACCAATGCCATCTTCATGCTCTCTCTCGATGAAGATGATGTTAACAGCATACAAGAAGTTACCAAAAAGGGGAAGGATTTGCTTGGAGTGATTGGTGATTGTGGAGACGAGTATAGGCGTTGA
- the LOC102607122 gene encoding flagellar radial spoke protein 5 isoform X5 — translation MGCGRQVVDGVKLIQTTLSMLCFIMLMLDLPLLTWLIYMGLLKISMASSSIEFVERGHQSSWISLTKWVPPPVKMTSSIVRESIDVSRRRMDVPCLDMLQFHWWDYSNPGYLDALNHLTDLKEEGKIKTVALTNFDTERLRIILENGIPVVSNQVQHSVVDMRPQQKMAELCQLTGVKLITYGTVMGGLLSEKFLDTNLSIPFAGPPLNTPSLQKYKRMVDAWGGWSQFQVLLQTLKRIASKHGVSIPVVAVRYILDQPAVAGSMIGVRLGLAEHIQDTNAIFMLSLDEDDVNSIQEVTKKGKDLLGVIGDCGDEYRR, via the exons ATGGGATGTGGCAGACAAGTGGTGGATGGGGTAAAATTGATACAAACAACGCTGTCAATGCTATGCTTCATTATGCTGATGCTGGACTTACCACTTTTGACATGGCTGATATAT ATGGGCCTGCTGAAGATCTCTATGGCATCTTCATCAATCGAGTTCGTCGAGAGAGGCCACCAGAGTTCTTGGATAAG TCTCACTAAATGGGTACCTCCACCAGTCAAGATGACAAGTAGCATCGTTAGAGAGAGCATCGATGTATCAAGGAGGCGGATGGATGTACCTTGCTTGGACATGCTTCAGTTTCATTG GTGGGATTATTCTAATCCTGGTTACCTTGATGCACTAAATCACCTTACAGATCTGAAAGAAGAAG GTAAAATTAAGACTGTTGCTTTGACAAATTTTGACACGGAAAGACTGCGAATAATACTGGAGAATGGTATCCCTGTTGTTAGCAATCAG GTGCAACATTCAGTTGTTGACATGCGTCCCCAGCAGAAAATGGCAGAGCTTTGTCAGCTCACAGGAGTCAAACTAATAAC GTATGGCACAGTAATGGGTGGTTTGTTATCTGAAAAGTTCCTTGACACCAACTTGTCGATTCCTTTTGCTGGCCCCCCATTGAACACTCCGTCCCTTCAGAAGTACAAAAGG ATGGTTGATGCCTGGGGAGGGTGGAGTCAGTTCCAAGTTTTGCTTCAGACACTGAAAAGAATAGCTTCCAAACATGGGGTATCAATTCCAGTTGTTGCTGTAAGATACATACTAGACCAG CCAGCAGTTGCAGGATCAATGATAGGGGTGAGACTCGGTTTAGCAGAACATATACAGGACACCAATGCCATCTTCATGCTCTCTCTCGATGAAGATGATGTTAACAGCATACAAGAAGTTACCAAAAAGGGGAAGGATTTGCTTGGAGTGATTGGTGATTGTGGAGACGAGTATAGGCGTTGA
- the LOC107176122 gene encoding pentatricopeptide repeat-containing protein At5g66520-like produces the protein MNGSSSSSSSSSSEESATEDFDLEARSCSMALKYSSSVLALANRDWALDFWVRKVCWALEASRVGCRRFLEESQCSLKDDLGLMGMKSEVPHPDPWMNKKLHELDLDEEILSKLAPLLVESSDSESSMSGDSDPYQVDELFDSDDSLWMISGRERKGIALQDTEKWLWIKYVEIPWNLLLKACIKAKDYEMVHELLERIQLCCGFIDSYSICDILNSCLNPILLNVGTQAQAYMTKRGLISHPAVGNCLINIYSGGGKIDDADLAFKSMPEKNSLSWTFIISARVNHGHPSEALDLFKDMQWRYTSMNPITFRSALKAYPLMGLVGEAYRLFLSMEEVYHIEPSEEHYSIMVEALGRAGMFEEV, from the exons ATGAATGGCTCTtcgtcttcatcatcatcttcatcttcagaggaGTCTGCAACTGAGGATTTTGATCTTGAGGCGAGGAGCTGTTCCATggctttaaaatattcatcttCAGTTTTGGCGCTTGCCAATAGAgactgggctttggatttttgggttaggaagGTCTGTTGGGCTTTAGAGGCTTCCAGGGTTGGTTGTAGGAGGTTTTTAGAGGAGAGCCAAT gttctttgaaggatgacTTGGGACTCATGGGTATGAAATCGGAGGTTCCACATCCAGACCCATG GATGAACAAAAAACTTCATGAACTTGACCTCGATGAAGAGATCCTTTCCAAATTAGCCCCCCTTCTTGTCGAATCTTCTGATTCCGAatcttccatgtcgggagaCAGTGATCCATATCAAGTTGATGAGCTTTTTGACTCAGATGACTCT CTCTGGATGATCTCAGGAAGGGAAAGGAAGGGAATTGCACTGCAAGATACTGAGAAGTGGTTATGGATCAAAT ATGTTGAGATCCCATggaatttacttttaaaagccTGCATAAAGGCCAAAGACTATGAAATGGTTCATGAACTTCTTGAGAGGATACAACTATGTTGTGGGTTTATTGATTCATATTCTATTTGTGACATTTTAAACTCGTGTTTAAACCCAATACTTTTGAACGTAGGGACACAAGCGCAGGCCTATATGACCAAGAGAGGTCTCATCTCTCATCCTGCAGTAGGCAATTGTCTAATTAACATATATTCAGGAGGTGGTAAAATTGATGATGCAGACTTAGCATTTAAATCAATGCCTGAGAAGAATTCTCTCTCTTGGACATTTATAATCTCCGCAAGAGTGAACCATGGCCATCCGTCCGAAGCTCTGGATTTGTTTAAGGATATGCAATGGAGATATACTTCAATGAACCCAATCACATTCAGGTCAGCTTTGAAGGCCTATCCACTAATGGGATTGGTAGGTGAAGCATACCGTTTGTTCTTGTCAATGGAAGAAGTTTATCATATTGAGCCATCTGAAGAACATTATTCCATTATGGTTGAAGCTCTTGGTCGAGCTGGTATGTTTGAAGAAGTGTAG